One Triticum dicoccoides isolate Atlit2015 ecotype Zavitan chromosome 4B, WEW_v2.0, whole genome shotgun sequence genomic window carries:
- the LOC119293266 gene encoding senescence-specific cysteine protease SAG39-like has translation MAIPNALLLAILGCICLCSSTVLSARKLGDAAMVERHEQWMVKYNRAYKDDTEKAQRFEVFKANIAFIESFNAGNHKFWLGVNQFTDLTNDEFRASKTNKGLKRSSSRAPTGFRYNNVSTDALPAAVDWRTKGAVTPIKDQGQCGCCWAFSAVAATEGIVKLSTGKFVSLSEQELVDCDVHSVDQGCEGGEMDDAFKFIIKNGGLTTEANYPYTAQDGQCKTSTTSNSVATIKGYEDVPANDESSLMKAVANQPVSVAVDGGDAIFQHYSGGVMTGSCGTDLDHGIVAIGYGMTSDGTKFWLLKNSWGTTWGESGYLRMEKDISDKGGMCGLAMQPSYPTE, from the exons ATGGCCATCCCCAATGCTTTGCTTCTTGCCATCTTAGGTTGCATCTGCTTATGCAGCAGCACTGTTCTGTCAGCtcgcaagctcggcgatgcggccaTGGTGGAGAGGCATGAGCAGTGGATGGTGAAGTACAACCGTGCTTACAAGGACGACACAGAGAAGGCGCAGAGGTTCGAGGTTTTCAAGGCCAACATTGCCTTCATCGAGTCATTCAACGCCGGAAACCACAAGTTTTGGCTCGGTGTTAACCAGTTTACGGACCTCACTAATGACGAGTTTAGGGCAAGCAAGACCAACAAGGGCCTCAAGAGGAGCAGTAGCAGGGCTCCAACCGGGTTCAGGTACAACAATGTCAGCACCGATGCACTTCCAGCCGCTGTTGATTGGAGAACCAAGGGTGCCGTCACTCCTATCAAAGACCAAGGCCAATGTG GCTGTTGTTGGGCTTTTTCGGCCGTGGCTGCAACCGAGGGCATTGTGAAATTGAGCACAGGGAAGTTTGTCTCCTTGTCTGAGCAAGAGCTAGTTGACTGTGATGTCCATAGTGTGGATCAGGGGTGTGAGGGTGGCGAGATGGACGAcgccttcaagttcatcatcaagaACGGCGGCCTCACCACTGAGGCCAACTACCCATACACCGCACAAGACGGACAGTGCAAAACTAGCACTACAAGCAACAGTGTTGCAACCATCAAGGGCTACGAGGATGTGCCTGCCAACGATGAATCTTCTCTTATGAAAGCCGTGGCCAACCAGCCTGTATCAGTAGCTGTGGACGGAGGAGATGCCATATTTCAACACTACTCTGGCGGGGTGATGACCGGCTCCTGTGGAACTGATTTGGACCATGGGATAGTAGCGATTGGATATGGCATGACGAGTGACGGAACTAAATTTTGGCTGTTGAAGAACTCATGGGGCACGACATGGGGTGAGAGCGGGTACCTTAGAATGGAGAAGGATATTTCCGATAAGGGTGGTATGTGTGGCTTGGCCATGCAACCTTCCTACCCCACCGAGTAG
- the LOC119293267 gene encoding senescence-specific cysteine protease SAG39-like, with protein MAIPSALLLAILGCICLCSSTVLSARKLGDAAMVERHEQWMVKYNRAYKDDTEKAQRFEVFKANIAFIESFNAGNHKFWLGVNQFTDLTNDEFRASKTNKSLKRSSSRAPTGFRYNNVSTDALPAAVDWRTKGAVTPIKDQGQCGCCWAFSAVAATEGIVKLSTGKLVSLSEQELVDCDVHSVDQGCEGGEMDDAFKFIIKNGGLTTEANYPYTAQDGQCKTSTTSNSVATIKGYEDVPANDESSLMKAVANQPVSVAVDGGDAIFQHYSGGVMTGSCGTDLDHGIVAIGYGMTSDGTKFWLLKNSWGTTWGESGYLRMEKDISDKGGMCGLAMQPSYPTE; from the exons ATGGccatccccagtgctttgcttcttGCCATCCTAGGTTGCATCTGCTTATGCAGCAGCACTGTTCTGTCAGCTCGTAAGCTCGGCGATGCGGCCATGGTGGAGAGGCATGAGCAGTGGATGGTGAAGTACAACCGTGCTTACAAGGACGACACAGAGAAGGCGCAGCGGTTCGAGGTTTTCAAGGCCAACATTGCCTTCATCGAGTCATTCAACGCCGGAAACCACAAGTTTTGGCTTGGTGTTAACCAGTTCACGGACCTCACTAATGACGAGTTTAGGGCAAGCAAGACCAACAAGAGCCTCAAGAGGAGCAGTAGCAGGGCTCCAACCGGGTTCAGGTACAACAATGTCAGCACCGATGCACTTCCAGCCGCTGTTGATTGGAGAACCAAGGGTGCCGTCACTCCTATCAAAGACCAAGGCCAATGTG GCTGTTGTTGGGCTTTTTCGGCCGTGGCTGCAACCGAGGGCATTGTGAAATTGAGCACAGGGAAGCTTGTCTCCTTGTCTGAGCAAGAGCTAGTTGACTGTGATGTCCATAGTGTGGATCAGGGGTGTGAGGGTGGCGAGATGGACGAcgccttcaagttcatcatcaagaACGGCGGCCTCACCACTGAGGCCAACTACCCATACACCGCACAAGACGGACAGTGCAAAACTAGCACTACAAGCAACAGTGTTGCAACCATCAAGGGCTACGAGGATGTGCCTGCCAACGATGAATCTTCTCTTATGAAAGCCGTGGCCAACCAGCCTGTATCAGTAGCTGTGGACGGAGGAGATGCCATATTTCAACACTACTCTGGCGGGGTGATGACCGGCTCCTGTGGAACTGATTTGGACCATGGGATAGTAGCGATTGGATATGGCATGACGAGTGACGGAACTAAATTTTGGCTGTTGAAGAACTCATGGGGCACGACATGGGGTGAGAGCGGGTACCTTAGAATGGAGAAGGATATTTCCGATAAGGGTGGTATGTGTGGCTTGGCCATGCAACCTTCCTACCCCACCGAGTAG